Proteins from a single region of Runella sp. SP2:
- a CDS encoding VCBS repeat-containing protein → MRHSRLYICLSLFAIGFTSCQSEDATEGLFESVTNSGIDFENKVTNNENFNIFNYRNFYNGGGVGIGDINNDGLPDVYMTSNMGENKLYLNKGNFKFEDITKKAGVADAGKWSTGVVMVDINYDGLLDIYVCNAGIDKRIKNQGNSLYINNGDMTFTEKAKEYGLDDDGYTTHAAFFDYDLDGDLDCYILNNSFIPVNTLNYDNNRDLRAKDWPVKDYLKGGGDKLLRNDNNKFVDVSEQAGIYGSLIGFGLGVTVGDLNNDNYPDIYISNDFFEKDYLYINQRNGTFKEEIEKRIGHTSLASMGADFADINNDGYSDIFTTDMLPIDETRLKSTTSFENHYIFKLKQQKGFYNQFMQNALQLNNQDGTYSEVACLSGVEASDWSWGALMFDADNDMKTDIYVSNGIYHDVIDQDFIDFFAEEVSQEMVLSGEKKSFDAIINKMPSRPIVNNFFHNKGNLKFEESSKEFGFGTPSFSNGAAYADLDNDGDLDLVVNNVNQKAFVYRNKTNENKEVHYVKFKLKGEGKNRDAIGTQLKVYVKDQILSKNIMPARGFQSSTEYPITLGLGSITKIDSVTITWYDGRISKLNNLPVDRTHELSISSGKKLPAPTLVERLSLYLAKTEAPFDAHKENDYEDFYQEKNIPVKLSKEGPRAAVGDVNNDGTDDIYICGAANQAGQLYFQVNGSFKKSEQQVFEDFKYFEDTEAVFFDADKDGDLDLYIGAGGNELDPNQRGLNDRLYANDGKGNFSLAANALPPNGMNTSVVIPMDYDKDGDLDLFVGSRSLPKTYGLSPVSYVFENLGNLKFKDSTPKSFQTLGLIRDAAWEDINGDGNKELIVVGDWMNPMAFAYQNGTFNEIKTGLEDYQGFWGRIEAVDIDNDKDLDLVLGNIGDNFMLRASENSPIKIWVSDFDNNGLTDKILTKTVDDEDSPVLLKREMMEQFPILKKESLKHSAYATKRLKDLFASDVLSKATVKQVNYMHSAVAINDGKGNFALSVLPVEAQISCINATYCVDVNNDGLKDILLGGNNYNFIPQFSRLDAFKGKILINKGKGVFAAVSDHLSGFTPQGEMTQLKPVKVNGAPYVISLLNNSIPQLFKIEQPKPTL, encoded by the coding sequence ATGCGTCATTCTCGTCTATATATCTGCCTTAGTTTATTCGCCATTGGTTTCACCAGTTGCCAAAGTGAAGATGCTACCGAAGGGCTTTTTGAATCGGTAACCAATTCGGGTATTGATTTTGAAAATAAGGTAACTAACAATGAAAACTTCAACATCTTCAATTACCGAAATTTCTACAATGGCGGTGGCGTAGGAATAGGCGACATCAATAACGACGGGCTGCCCGATGTCTATATGACATCGAACATGGGTGAAAATAAACTGTACCTCAACAAAGGCAATTTTAAATTTGAGGACATTACCAAAAAAGCAGGCGTTGCCGACGCAGGCAAGTGGAGCACGGGAGTGGTGATGGTGGACATTAACTACGATGGGTTGTTGGATATTTATGTCTGTAATGCGGGCATCGACAAACGCATCAAAAACCAGGGCAATTCTCTTTATATCAACAATGGCGACATGACCTTCACCGAAAAAGCCAAAGAATATGGCCTCGACGATGATGGTTATACTACCCACGCGGCCTTTTTTGACTATGACCTAGATGGTGATTTGGACTGTTATATTTTGAACAATAGTTTTATTCCTGTCAATACCCTCAACTATGACAATAACCGCGACTTACGCGCCAAAGACTGGCCCGTCAAAGATTATCTGAAAGGTGGAGGGGATAAATTACTTAGAAACGACAACAACAAGTTTGTCGATGTCAGTGAGCAAGCAGGAATTTATGGAAGTTTGATTGGGTTTGGATTGGGCGTGACCGTCGGCGACCTTAACAATGACAACTACCCCGATATTTATATTTCAAATGACTTTTTCGAAAAAGATTATCTCTACATCAATCAACGCAACGGGACATTTAAAGAAGAAATAGAAAAACGAATCGGACACACCAGCTTGGCCTCCATGGGGGCTGATTTTGCCGATATTAACAACGATGGCTACTCGGATATTTTTACGACCGATATGCTTCCCATCGACGAAACCCGCCTAAAAAGTACAACCTCATTTGAAAACCACTATATTTTCAAACTCAAGCAACAAAAAGGGTTTTATAACCAATTTATGCAAAATGCCCTGCAACTCAACAACCAAGATGGTACTTACAGCGAGGTTGCGTGCTTGAGCGGCGTCGAAGCCAGCGATTGGAGTTGGGGAGCATTGATGTTTGATGCTGACAACGACATGAAAACTGACATTTATGTTAGTAATGGGATTTATCACGACGTTATTGACCAAGATTTTATTGATTTCTTCGCCGAGGAAGTTTCTCAGGAAATGGTACTTTCAGGAGAGAAAAAAAGTTTTGATGCTATCATTAACAAAATGCCCTCTCGCCCTATCGTCAACAACTTTTTCCATAATAAAGGCAATCTCAAGTTTGAGGAATCCAGTAAAGAGTTTGGGTTTGGAACCCCTTCCTTTTCAAACGGGGCAGCTTATGCTGACTTAGACAATGACGGGGATTTGGACTTGGTCGTCAACAACGTCAACCAAAAAGCATTTGTGTATCGCAACAAAACCAACGAAAACAAAGAAGTTCACTACGTTAAGTTTAAGCTGAAAGGCGAAGGTAAAAACCGCGACGCCATCGGAACGCAATTAAAAGTCTATGTAAAAGACCAAATTTTAAGCAAAAACATCATGCCTGCGCGGGGCTTCCAGTCAAGTACCGAATATCCCATAACGCTTGGGTTAGGCTCAATCACCAAAATTGACTCCGTAACCATTACTTGGTACGATGGCCGCATTAGCAAACTTAACAACCTACCCGTTGACCGAACCCACGAACTGAGCATTAGTAGTGGCAAAAAGCTCCCTGCTCCTACGCTTGTTGAACGGTTGTCGCTGTATTTGGCAAAAACCGAGGCTCCTTTTGATGCCCACAAGGAAAACGACTACGAGGATTTTTACCAAGAAAAAAACATTCCCGTCAAGCTCTCAAAGGAAGGCCCAAGGGCAGCCGTGGGAGACGTAAATAACGATGGTACCGACGACATTTACATTTGTGGAGCCGCCAACCAAGCAGGGCAATTGTATTTTCAAGTCAACGGTTCGTTCAAAAAGTCGGAACAACAGGTTTTTGAAGACTTTAAATATTTTGAAGATACCGAAGCTGTGTTTTTTGACGCCGACAAAGACGGTGACTTGGATTTGTACATTGGGGCGGGAGGAAACGAGCTTGACCCTAACCAACGAGGCTTAAACGACCGCTTGTATGCCAACGATGGCAAAGGCAACTTCTCACTCGCCGCCAACGCCTTGCCACCAAACGGCATGAATACCAGCGTTGTGATTCCGATGGACTACGACAAAGACGGCGACTTAGACTTGTTTGTCGGCAGTAGAAGTTTGCCCAAAACCTACGGACTTTCTCCCGTCAGCTACGTTTTTGAAAACCTTGGCAACCTCAAATTCAAAGACAGTACCCCCAAAAGCTTCCAAACTTTAGGGTTGATTCGGGATGCCGCGTGGGAAGACATCAACGGAGATGGAAATAAAGAATTGATAGTAGTTGGTGATTGGATGAACCCAATGGCATTTGCGTACCAGAACGGCACTTTTAACGAAATCAAAACAGGGCTAGAAGATTACCAAGGCTTTTGGGGAAGAATCGAAGCGGTGGACATCGATAATGACAAAGATTTGGATTTGGTGCTGGGCAACATCGGCGATAACTTCATGTTGCGCGCTTCCGAAAACAGCCCTATCAAAATTTGGGTAAGCGATTTTGACAACAATGGATTAACCGACAAAATCTTAACCAAAACCGTTGACGATGAAGATAGTCCCGTACTCCTGAAACGAGAAATGATGGAACAGTTTCCGATTTTGAAAAAAGAAAGTTTGAAACACTCTGCTTACGCAACCAAAAGGTTAAAAGATTTATTTGCCTCCGATGTGCTTTCAAAGGCAACGGTCAAACAAGTAAACTACATGCACTCTGCCGTAGCCATCAACGACGGCAAAGGAAATTTTGCCCTATCGGTACTTCCAGTTGAAGCCCAAATTTCGTGCATCAACGCGACCTACTGCGTCGATGTCAACAATGATGGATTGAAAGATATTTTGCTCGGTGGCAACAACTACAACTTCATTCCTCAGTTTTCACGGTTGGATGCTTTCAAGGGGAAAATCCTTATTAACAAGGGGAAAGGTGTTTTTGCCGCAGTATCCGACCACCTTTCGGGCTTTACGCCACAGGGAGAAATGACCCAACTCAAACCCGTCAAGGTCAATGGCGCACCATACGTGATTAGTTTATTGAACAATTCTATACCACAATTATTTAAAATAGAACAGCCCAAACCCACGCTATGA
- a CDS encoding RagB/SusD family nutrient uptake outer membrane protein — translation MKTNKYIVRTLIVGLGLTTITSCTDLVNNEKDSIVRQSEGGTPVAGDPVGLLESAYKDLGFYTDQANAYALGMHTSAEMIPPTRGVDWGDNGVWRTLDQHTWDATHQQVRDTWNSLNSRVFKTTEILASTTATAAQKAEAKFLRAFSMFHVMDFYGQVPFREFSQGVDDLPRVMTRSEAFDFIVKDLEEALPVLAKMGPSATNGVANKAAANFLLAKLYLNKAVYKSSNPAGPYTFDKADMDKVITYVNAITADGYKLDTDYFNAFSKDGNSETIFVSLEGTPQNRWFMTLHYNQNPSGWNGFTTLADFYDKFEKDDPRIGKPAKGDGTEFSGIGYGFLIGKQIDDKGKDLVDTRTQKVLSFTRDVPLAGAATDKGIRAIKYHPATAGKYILMRYAEALMMKAEAQLRGGDAAGALVTVNSIRTARKAKALTSINTDGMFDEIGRELYWEGGKRTVEVRYGKFTTGVGADNKEAYTVLFPIPAIALVSNPNLKQNQGY, via the coding sequence ATGAAGACTAATAAATACATAGTAAGAACTTTGATAGTTGGGCTAGGCTTGACTACCATTACTTCTTGTACTGATTTAGTAAACAACGAAAAAGACTCTATTGTCAGACAGTCTGAAGGTGGTACTCCTGTAGCAGGAGACCCTGTTGGTCTATTGGAATCTGCTTACAAAGACCTAGGGTTTTATACTGACCAAGCCAATGCTTACGCATTAGGGATGCATACTTCTGCCGAAATGATTCCTCCAACACGTGGGGTTGACTGGGGTGATAATGGTGTATGGCGTACGCTTGACCAACATACTTGGGATGCAACTCACCAGCAAGTACGTGATACATGGAACAGCTTAAATTCACGCGTGTTCAAAACCACTGAAATTTTGGCTTCTACGACCGCAACAGCGGCTCAGAAAGCAGAAGCTAAGTTTTTGCGTGCGTTTAGCATGTTTCACGTAATGGATTTCTATGGTCAAGTTCCCTTCAGAGAGTTTAGTCAAGGGGTAGATGATCTTCCTCGCGTAATGACTCGCTCTGAAGCTTTCGACTTTATCGTAAAAGATTTGGAAGAAGCCCTTCCAGTGTTGGCAAAAATGGGTCCATCGGCAACAAACGGTGTAGCAAACAAAGCAGCTGCCAACTTTTTGCTCGCTAAGTTGTACTTGAACAAAGCCGTTTACAAGTCTTCTAACCCAGCAGGTCCATATACATTTGATAAAGCAGATATGGACAAAGTAATTACTTATGTGAATGCTATCACTGCTGATGGATACAAACTTGATACTGACTACTTCAACGCATTCTCAAAAGATGGTAACTCAGAAACCATTTTTGTGAGCTTGGAAGGTACGCCTCAGAACCGCTGGTTTATGACATTGCACTACAACCAAAATCCATCAGGATGGAATGGTTTCACAACGTTGGCTGACTTCTACGATAAGTTCGAGAAAGATGATCCACGTATCGGTAAGCCAGCAAAAGGTGATGGTACTGAGTTTTCTGGTATCGGATATGGTTTCTTGATTGGAAAGCAAATCGACGATAAAGGAAAAGACCTCGTGGATACTCGTACTCAAAAAGTGCTTTCGTTCACTCGTGACGTACCTTTGGCAGGTGCTGCGACAGATAAAGGTATCCGCGCTATCAAGTACCACCCTGCAACAGCTGGTAAGTACATCTTGATGCGTTATGCTGAAGCTCTTATGATGAAGGCAGAAGCTCAACTTCGTGGTGGTGACGCTGCGGGTGCCTTAGTTACGGTCAATTCAATCAGAACTGCCCGCAAAGCAAAAGCACTTACCTCAATCAACACCGATGGTATGTTCGACGAAATCGGTCGCGAATTGTACTGGGAAGGTGGCAAACGTACGGTAGAAGTTCGCTACGGTAAATTTACTACGGGTGTTGGTGCTGACAACAAAGAGGCTTACACTGTATTGTTCCCAATCCCTGCTATCGCGCTTGTATCTAACCCTAACTTGAAGCAAAATCAGGGGTATTAA
- a CDS encoding SusC/RagA family TonB-linked outer membrane protein, with the protein MMNSFPSVGRVLLARQFAVLGKIAMTVLFTVVFLGVQAQERQVTGKVKDGTGTGMPGVTVAVKGTQRGTSTDVDGNYKVAVPTNATLVFSYVGYSNQEIAVGSRSVVDVTLLEDNKVLNEVVVVGYGTVKKKDATGAVNAIGTKDFQKGIVVSPEQLMQGRVAGVQITQSSGEPGGGINVRIRGTSSVFGGNNPLFVIDGVPLAGDNTSSGGDASGVGRQPAKNPLNFLNPEDIASIDILKDASATAIYGSRGANGVVLITTKKGKGKGTLEYGYSLGASSITKRYDLLNADEYRAAGGQDQKSSTDWQNELFRTGYTNQHNFAFGAGDNNGSYRFTLGYLNQQGIIKESDIKRYSLGFNGSKKFLNDRLTIASNINISNNQDANVPISENAGFEGELLGNILKANPTRPVYNSDGTFNQPGNTEPNPLAMIVLSQDNTNSLRALGNINAELQIVKNLKFKTVIGFDKSFSSRKSSYSRDLVLTGVHNIGRAYVADIETDNKLWENYFTYDKEFNKISFNALLGYSYQMFSRFSKNITAANFRTNDLDLMINNIASANAGKFGGNVINNSSSETDELQSYFGRVNVGINDKYLLTATLRSDGSTKFGGNNKYGFFPSFAAKWKIMNESFAPKNIFDDLAVRFGYGLTGNQSIPHNVYDRRDRYSGWGINQGADNIEGGGLNAVAFNNPNLKWETTSSINLGLDFAILKNRLSGTIDFYQKNTKDLLFYVISAQPAPTPFTWKNLDTDIQNRGVEISLTGAVVDQTNFGWEVLLNTSFNKNMVNNLNGVFDTGEINGQGLTGAFAQRIAAGQPLFAYFLRDFGGYDENGNSLYPNGDFQQFLNGKSPLPTVTGGLTNNFRYKNWDLSLFFNGVFGNYLYSNTENAFFTKGSFANGRNVTKNVVTSKEGPLNAPDVSTRFLQKGDFVRLQNLNLSYRVPVNGKTISNLRVFLTGQNLLTFTKYDGQDPEVSTNKSINGIPSFGIDYTAYPRARTWTIGANISF; encoded by the coding sequence ATGATGAACAGTTTCCCTTCTGTAGGGCGAGTTTTACTCGCTCGTCAGTTTGCTGTCCTTGGTAAAATCGCCATGACAGTTTTGTTCACAGTGGTCTTCTTGGGAGTCCAAGCTCAAGAAAGACAAGTCACTGGTAAAGTAAAAGACGGAACAGGCACAGGAATGCCAGGTGTTACAGTTGCAGTAAAAGGAACTCAACGCGGTACGAGTACGGATGTTGATGGAAATTACAAAGTTGCCGTTCCTACAAACGCCACACTCGTATTTAGTTACGTGGGTTACTCAAACCAAGAAATCGCGGTTGGTAGCCGCTCAGTTGTCGATGTAACTCTTCTCGAAGACAACAAAGTCCTTAATGAAGTAGTGGTAGTGGGTTATGGTACAGTCAAGAAAAAAGATGCGACTGGTGCTGTAAACGCCATTGGTACAAAAGACTTCCAAAAAGGGATTGTAGTATCACCCGAACAATTGATGCAAGGACGCGTAGCTGGGGTACAAATCACGCAGTCAAGCGGTGAGCCAGGTGGTGGTATCAACGTTCGTATCCGTGGTACGTCTTCAGTATTTGGTGGTAACAACCCATTGTTCGTTATCGACGGAGTACCTTTGGCAGGTGACAATACCTCATCGGGTGGAGATGCTTCAGGGGTTGGTCGTCAGCCAGCTAAAAACCCATTGAACTTCTTGAACCCTGAGGACATTGCAAGCATCGACATCTTGAAAGATGCATCGGCAACGGCTATCTACGGTTCACGTGGTGCTAACGGGGTAGTTTTGATTACAACCAAAAAAGGAAAAGGTAAAGGTACGCTTGAGTACGGTTACTCACTTGGAGCAAGCAGTATCACAAAGCGTTATGATTTGCTAAATGCCGATGAATACCGTGCAGCGGGTGGCCAAGACCAAAAAAGCAGCACTGACTGGCAAAATGAATTGTTCAGAACTGGTTATACTAACCAACACAACTTTGCCTTCGGAGCTGGAGATAATAACGGAAGCTACCGCTTTACATTGGGTTATTTGAACCAACAAGGGATTATCAAAGAATCAGACATCAAGCGTTACAGCTTAGGTTTCAACGGTTCTAAGAAATTCCTTAATGATCGTTTGACGATTGCGAGTAACATCAACATTTCAAACAACCAAGACGCTAACGTACCTATCTCAGAAAACGCTGGTTTTGAAGGAGAGCTTTTAGGTAACATCTTGAAAGCAAACCCAACTCGCCCAGTTTATAACAGCGATGGCACTTTCAATCAGCCAGGCAACACAGAGCCTAACCCATTGGCAATGATTGTCTTGTCTCAAGACAACACCAACTCACTTCGCGCCTTGGGTAACATCAACGCTGAATTACAAATTGTGAAAAACTTGAAGTTCAAAACAGTGATTGGTTTTGACAAGTCATTCTCTTCAAGAAAATCATCTTATTCTCGTGACCTCGTGTTGACAGGTGTTCATAACATTGGCCGTGCTTACGTTGCGGATATCGAAACTGACAACAAATTGTGGGAAAACTACTTCACATACGACAAAGAGTTTAACAAAATCTCATTCAATGCGTTGTTGGGTTATTCGTACCAGATGTTCAGCCGCTTCTCAAAAAATATCACAGCTGCGAACTTCCGTACTAACGACTTAGATTTGATGATCAATAACATCGCATCGGCTAATGCAGGTAAATTCGGTGGTAATGTTATCAACAACTCTAGTTCAGAAACCGATGAATTGCAATCGTATTTTGGACGTGTAAACGTAGGCATCAATGACAAATATTTGTTGACAGCTACTTTACGTTCAGACGGTTCTACAAAATTCGGGGGTAACAACAAATATGGTTTCTTCCCATCTTTTGCTGCCAAGTGGAAAATTATGAACGAAAGCTTCGCTCCTAAGAATATCTTCGATGACTTAGCGGTTCGTTTTGGTTATGGTTTGACAGGTAACCAATCAATTCCTCACAACGTCTATGACCGTCGCGACCGTTACAGTGGCTGGGGTATCAACCAAGGTGCTGATAATATCGAAGGTGGTGGTTTGAACGCAGTAGCATTTAACAACCCTAACTTGAAATGGGAAACAACGTCATCTATCAACTTAGGTTTGGACTTCGCTATCTTGAAAAACCGTCTTTCTGGTACGATTGATTTCTATCAGAAAAACACCAAAGATTTGTTGTTCTACGTTATTTCAGCACAACCTGCTCCAACGCCATTTACGTGGAAAAACTTGGATACTGACATCCAAAACCGTGGGGTAGAAATTTCATTGACAGGTGCAGTAGTTGACCAAACAAACTTTGGTTGGGAAGTGTTACTCAACACGAGTTTCAACAAAAACATGGTTAACAACCTGAATGGGGTATTTGATACAGGTGAAATCAACGGTCAAGGTTTGACTGGTGCATTTGCACAACGTATTGCAGCTGGCCAGCCTTTGTTTGCTTATTTCTTGCGTGACTTCGGCGGATATGATGAAAACGGGAACTCTCTTTATCCTAATGGTGACTTCCAGCAATTCTTGAACGGAAAGAGTCCACTTCCAACTGTAACAGGTGGTTTGACTAATAACTTCCGTTACAAAAACTGGGATTTGAGTTTGTTCTTCAACGGTGTATTTGGTAACTACCTTTACTCAAATACTGAAAATGCTTTCTTTACAAAAGGATCATTTGCAAACGGGCGTAACGTGACTAAGAATGTGGTAACAAGCAAAGAAGGTCCATTGAATGCTCCAGACGTTTCAACTCGTTTCTTGCAAAAAGGTGATTTTGTTCGTTTACAAAACTTGAATTTGAGCTACCGTGTACCAGTAAATGGTAAAACTATTTCAAACTTGCGCGTATTCTTGACAGGTCAAAACTTGTTGACCTTCACTAAGTACGATGGACAAGACCCAGAAGTAAGCACCAACAAGTCTATCAACGGTATTCCATCGTTTGGTATTGACTACACTGCTTACCCAAGAGCTAGAACTTGGACCATCGGTGCTAACATTTCGTTTTAA
- the fsa gene encoding fructose-6-phosphate aldolase: MKFFIDTANLKEIQEAYDLGVLDGVTTNPSLMAKEGITGKANVIAHYKAICDIVDGDVSAEVISTDLEGMLKEASELIEIDDKIVVKVPMIKDGVKAIKALSDRGIRTNCTLVFSAGQALLAAKAGATYVSPFIGRLDDISMDGMELIEQIVGIYQNYGFTTEVLAASVRHPVHLLKCAELGADVVTCPLSVITSLLKHPLTDIGLEKFLADYKKVNQ, encoded by the coding sequence ATGAAATTTTTCATTGATACAGCTAATTTGAAAGAAATTCAAGAAGCGTATGATTTGGGCGTTTTGGATGGTGTAACCACAAATCCATCGCTTATGGCCAAAGAAGGAATTACGGGAAAAGCGAATGTAATTGCGCATTACAAAGCGATTTGTGACATTGTGGACGGGGATGTAAGTGCGGAAGTGATTTCGACCGATTTGGAAGGGATGCTTAAAGAAGCGAGTGAGCTTATTGAAATAGATGATAAAATCGTGGTGAAAGTGCCAATGATTAAGGATGGAGTGAAGGCAATCAAAGCGCTTTCTGACCGTGGCATTCGTACCAACTGTACCCTCGTTTTTTCAGCGGGTCAGGCGTTGTTGGCAGCCAAAGCTGGGGCTACTTACGTTTCTCCTTTTATCGGTCGTTTGGACGATATTTCGATGGACGGTATGGAGTTGATTGAGCAGATTGTAGGTATTTACCAAAATTACGGATTTACAACGGAAGTATTGGCGGCGTCGGTGCGTCACCCAGTTCACTTGTTGAAATGTGCGGAACTTGGCGCTGATGTTGTAACTTGCCCACTCAGCGTTATTACATCGTTGTTGAAGCACCCACTTACAGATATTGGATTGGAGAAATTCTTGGCCGATTACAAAAAAGTAAACCAATAA
- a CDS encoding cell division ATP-binding protein FtsE — MTAFSSEPIIKLEGVDIYQNGNKLVLSDVNFEINKGDFVFLIGRTGSGKSSLLKTLYGDLWLESGKGKVVGYELQKMKQAEVPFLRRKLGIVFQDFQLFFDRNVEENLEFVLRATGWTDKSAIKTRISDVLMQVGLGTSPKKMPHQLSGGEQQRVVIARAMLNEPQILLADEPTGNLDPEVGEQIMQVFQTINTAGTAILMATHNYDFLKKYPARVVKCENGAVTEIQ; from the coding sequence ATGACCGCATTTTCTTCGGAACCCATCATTAAGCTTGAAGGAGTAGATATATACCAAAATGGCAACAAGTTGGTATTGTCGGATGTCAATTTTGAAATCAACAAAGGTGACTTTGTGTTTCTGATTGGCCGCACAGGGAGTGGCAAAAGTTCACTATTAAAAACCCTATACGGTGACTTATGGCTTGAATCGGGAAAAGGAAAGGTGGTAGGATATGAATTGCAAAAAATGAAACAAGCAGAAGTGCCGTTTTTGAGAAGAAAACTGGGCATTGTGTTTCAAGATTTTCAATTGTTTTTTGACCGTAACGTTGAAGAAAATCTAGAGTTTGTGCTTCGTGCGACGGGCTGGACGGATAAGTCGGCCATTAAAACACGGATTTCGGATGTGCTAATGCAAGTGGGTCTGGGCACGTCTCCCAAAAAAATGCCACACCAACTTTCGGGGGGGGAACAACAACGCGTGGTGATTGCCAGGGCCATGCTCAATGAGCCCCAAATTTTACTTGCCGATGAGCCCACAGGAAACCTCGATCCAGAGGTAGGAGAGCAAATCATGCAAGTCTTCCAAACCATCAATACCGCAGGAACGGCTATCCTAATGGCTACCCACAATTACGACTTCCTAAAAAAATATCCTGCTCGGGTGGTTAAATGCGAAAATGGAGCGGTGACTGAAATCCAGTAG
- a CDS encoding DEAD/DEAH box helicase — protein sequence MQEETLSFQTLGLSDELMQATNEMGFEKPSPIQAQAIPHLLQGLDVIGQAQTGTGKTAAFGLPALELVDVTEKHTQVLILCPTRELAVQVTDELRRLAKYKKGVKIETIYGGDSIERQIKSLRGGVHIVVGTPGRTMDMMERRALKLEKVSYMVLDEADEMLDMGFREDIESILEEMPEERQTVLFSATMSKPIMAITQKFQNDPVLVKVTRKEVTNENIEQVCFEVKQRAKAEVTCRLIDSYDLKQVIIFCNTKRKVDEITEELMVRGYQAEGLHGDLRQAQRNNVMAKFRAGTTTILVATDVAARGIDVSGVDAVINFDLPLDEEYYVHRIGRTGRAGRTGKALTLVAKDEKFRLRQIEGYTKVRIEKGVIPTFEDIVGVRKARFIEQVEKAATEGDLDIYSDMLTMLHHTTGLSTETIVAALVKINMGVQKSEFADTDLAWDEDRKFKDRNGARDDRGGRFEKRGEGSGRFGDRDRGGRGTDRDSRGGGDRQKRNDPGMIRLFVSVGRKDRVQPRDIVGAIAGEAGIPGRVIGSIDIFDAYSFVDVPERDARRVVEAMSGNTIKGKPVNIEVAR from the coding sequence ATGCAAGAAGAAACATTAAGTTTTCAGACGTTGGGCTTATCAGATGAACTGATGCAAGCAACCAACGAAATGGGTTTTGAAAAACCATCTCCTATTCAAGCACAAGCAATTCCCCATCTTTTACAAGGATTAGACGTTATTGGACAAGCGCAAACAGGTACAGGTAAAACTGCCGCCTTCGGTTTGCCAGCGCTTGAACTTGTTGACGTTACTGAAAAACACACTCAAGTACTTATTTTGTGCCCAACGCGTGAGTTAGCGGTTCAGGTTACTGATGAGTTGCGTCGCTTGGCGAAATACAAAAAAGGCGTAAAAATTGAAACGATTTACGGAGGTGATTCGATTGAGCGTCAAATTAAATCGTTGCGTGGGGGAGTACATATCGTTGTAGGTACGCCTGGTCGTACGATGGATATGATGGAGCGCCGCGCCTTGAAATTAGAAAAGGTAAGTTACATGGTGCTTGACGAAGCGGACGAAATGCTTGACATGGGCTTCCGTGAAGATATCGAAAGCATTTTGGAAGAAATGCCAGAAGAACGCCAAACGGTATTGTTCTCGGCGACAATGTCAAAGCCAATCATGGCCATTACGCAGAAATTCCAAAATGACCCTGTACTCGTAAAAGTAACTCGCAAAGAAGTTACAAATGAGAACATTGAACAAGTTTGCTTTGAAGTAAAACAACGTGCTAAGGCGGAAGTAACTTGCCGCTTGATTGATTCTTACGACTTGAAACAAGTAATTATCTTCTGTAATACAAAACGTAAAGTAGATGAAATTACGGAAGAATTGATGGTACGTGGCTACCAAGCGGAAGGACTTCACGGCGATTTGCGCCAAGCCCAACGTAACAACGTAATGGCGAAGTTTAGAGCAGGTACTACGACTATCTTGGTAGCTACTGACGTGGCCGCTCGCGGAATCGACGTGTCGGGCGTGGATGCGGTAATTAACTTTGACCTTCCCCTTGACGAAGAATATTACGTACACCGTATTGGCCGTACGGGTCGTGCAGGTCGTACAGGTAAGGCGTTGACGTTGGTTGCAAAAGACGAAAAATTCCGCCTCCGCCAAATCGAAGGTTACACAAAAGTTCGCATCGAAAAAGGAGTAATTCCTACGTTTGAGGACATTGTGGGCGTTCGTAAAGCTCGTTTTATTGAGCAAGTAGAAAAGGCGGCGACCGAAGGTGATTTGGATATCTACAGCGATATGCTCACGATGTTGCACCACACGACTGGCCTGAGCACTGAAACAATTGTAGCCGCTTTGGTGAAAATCAACATGGGAGTTCAGAAAAGTGAATTTGCGGATACTGACTTGGCATGGGATGAAGACCGTAAGTTTAAAGATAGAAATGGCGCACGTGATGACCGTGGCGGACGTTTCGAAAAACGTGGTGAAGGTAGTGGCCGTTTTGGCGACCGTGACCGTGGTGGCCGTGGTACTGACCGCGATAGCCGTGGGGGTGGTGACCGCCAGAAACGCAATGACCCAGGTATGATTCGCTTGTTTGTGAGCGTAGGTCGCAAAGACCGTGTTCAACCTCGCGACATCGTAGGTGCCATTGCGGGTGAAGCAGGTATCCCAGGCCGCGTGATTGGATCTATTGACATTTTTGATGCGTATTCGTTTGTTGACGTTCCTGAGCGCGATGCTCGTCGTGTGGTAGAAGCCATGAGTGGCAATACCATCAAAGGAAAACCAGTGAATATCGAAGTAGCACGATAG